The genomic stretch CACCTGTGATCCTCAAAGTGCTGGCATTTGCACCTGCATATCCAATTAAAAATAGTACATAAACGGAGGCAGTAAATGAACTACACTGTgcattgactgcctccgtggcgctgtgGTCACCATGGCGCaaccattgcgccgggaggttAGGTTCTcccacggaacaattatttgtttgatccataaatagttgtttcgggtctggttgtactttgtgtccgttgttggtatgcttataaaagtccccgggacacaagagcaactcttaaCACGGGAACTGACACGATCGGTGTGAGGTACTCTCCGAGACCAACGGCTTTACGTACTCTACGAGACACAGAGGTCTGCAATCTCTACTTCTTAGtttcaacaaataaatcttGAAAACTTAGTAATCAATTTTAGCCCGCCCCGAAATTCTAACCTGATTGCACATCGCAACAAACCCGACTCTATCCTAGTTACGTTTCCATCACCTGCAGATCACTCTTGTTTGTTATGCAGTTGCTTGCTGCTATATTTAGAAACCATGAATACTGTGCGATTTTGACGCTTCGGGAACAAAAAAATGGATCTTCTTGGATGCGGATAGGCTACTACCGATGGGGAGCAAAGCAAAACTGTTAAGTTTTGCTTTACCCCCAACGTCTAAAGAAGCAAAGCAGGggtgacacaaagatttaacagtAGTCGAAGTGTCAGCCGGCTATTAGCTGGCATCCCAACCCCTCAGATAAGAAGAGatgctgctatattcagacacacaaataAGTTTGGCGCGTTCTATATAGTGTTTTACGTATACCTGTGACGGCTGCAAGTACCACCAACACGTTGAAGAGTGTAACACCTCCCATGATGCACTCACTAAGATACAATAATACTAACAAAGTAATCATCAGTCATACTTCAACGTTTTATACGAACCGTATCAATGAAGGATTAAGAAGATTGAAACATGATTGAAGGGATTAAGCcgtaaattatactaaaatacagGAAATATTTAGGTAGATTcctaattatttgtttttaacaaatatttcaaaagattgTGCAATTTGTTTCACACGTTAATGAAGTCGATGAGTTAGTAATAAGAGTAATAAAACATCTGTTTATGTCATTGCATTGGCAAAACTCGTTAAACTAGATTATGCCGGTTGCAGATCtcagatataaaaaaatctcatcaCACTAAGTGTCCAGCGATGTCTGACGACATTGCACCATTTTGCAGCATGTGGGTATGTGGCATAAAAAacgttaacaaaataaaacacataagtTTCTTCTTGCATAGATGTTTATCAAATCCAGTATCAAAATTAAGCGTTAGATCTTATCCAGTTGATGTATCGTGAGACCCTCATGCTGACTGAGGGATCAGCTGCGGCACCGCATGTACTACCGAAGGAGAGCACGGATATGATGACGTTGGTATGATAGAGAGGGCCGCCAGAGTCCCCGCTGCACTGGCCCACGCCGTCCGAGCGAGGAGCCGCGCAAATCGTGTTGTCGTTGACAGCGCTGCCGTATCGTTCAGCGCATTGTGCCTGCGACAGTGTCCACAACTGCACGTGACGAAGCTGCTCCGACAATGGTTGATCTGGCTGTTTAAAAAAAGTTCACATGACACAAGAAATAACTAGcggttgttttattttttgcagcCGTATGGTCAAGATGTTGCAGTAAATAGAGAAACTGATACCTAGTTTAAAGCAGCATTTAGCCTGGGCGCTCAATGGCGTGCATCTGTGCTTTAGAGGGGACGGAAAAAGGACCTgcagcttgattctctactactattgactgcCAACAACCGGCCAACTATCGAAAAATTTCGCACGGAAAaaacagcgcctctaacgggcgtcagcagttcattttatatgtcaaactttcgatactcgactgtACCTACAGAATGTTGTTGTAAAGAAATAACACTTACTATATAAGAAAGAATTTGGACGATTTGAACAACTTAGACAGTAGGTTGTTCGCTAaccaaaagataaaaataaatgaaatgtcaGACTTACTCCAGTCCTGCCCCAGCCAGTAGCCCAAACGGCTGTGTTGTCAGCCACATTGTAATTGGCTCCAGCCAAGGAACCAGCTCGAACGGCATTGTTGAAACTGATGAAACTACTAGTGTGTAGAATAGCGACGTCATTCTGAACTAGAAAGTACTGAGGATGGATGATAGCTCTGGAGAGAGTGTGCACTACACCGCCGCTGTTGGCCCACGTGGATCCCAGACGAACTCGGCTTCTTTGCAA from Anticarsia gemmatalis isolate Benzon Research Colony breed Stoneville strain chromosome 24, ilAntGemm2 primary, whole genome shotgun sequence encodes the following:
- the LOC142983603 gene encoding trypsin, alkaline B-like, with product MISLLVSLYLSECIMGGVTLFTVLVVFATVTGANASTLRITGGSVTTINSYPSMAAILTSDDLVNFRQDCGGTIINNRAILTAAHCFHRGNILQRSRVRLGSTWANSGGVVHTLSRAIIHPQYFLVQNDVAILHTSSFISFNNAVRAGSLAGANYNVADNTAVWATGWGRTGPDQPLSEQLRHVQLWTLSQAQCAERYGSAVNDNTICAAPRSDGVGQCSGDSGGPLYHTNVIISVLSFGSTCGAAADPSVSMRVSRYINWIRSNA